The following nucleotide sequence is from Alphaproteobacteria bacterium.
CTGCCGGGCGCTTCCGGACGGAAACTCGCCGCCGCCGAGTCGGTGCCTGTGACGCTTGCAGACAAGGCCCCCTTCGTGCGCTTTGCATCGGGCGCGCAGTTCATCCTACCGCGCACGGGAAATTCGGGCGTGCCGGTGACGACGCTCAATCTTGATGAGATCGCGATCAAGGTCTACCGAATCAGCGACCGCGCAATCTTTCAACAGCGCCAGCTTCCGGCTGCGGAGACGTCGCTTTACGAAATGCAATATTTCGAACAGGACGCGGGCACCCTTGTCTGGTCGGGTAAGCTGCGGACGACCGGCCGGCGAAACGAAGTCACAACGACCGCGTTCCCGATCCGTGACGTGGTCAAGCCCTGGAAGCCCGGCGCTTACGTGATTTTCGCCGCCACCACGTTCGATCGCGGCGACGAGCGACCATGGGAGCAGAAGGTCACCGCGCAAACGGTTTACGACACGGATCTGGGGCTCACGGTATTCCGAGGTGAGGGCGGCCTCGATGTCTTCGTGCGCTCGATCGAGACGGCGAAGCCGATTGCGGGCGTCAAACTGTCGCTCATTGCCCGTAACAACGAGGAGCTTGGCCATGCCGCGACAGACGACCACGGGCATGCGCAATTCGCTCCCGGTCTCCTGCGCGGCAAAGGTGCTGCCGAACCTCTTATGGTCGAGGCGTTCAGTCCAAATTCGGATGACGAGAAAACAAAAGATCACCTGGGGGACTTCAACAAGATCCTGCTCGCGACTACGCCCTTCGATTTATCGGATCGCGGCGTCTCGGGTCGGGCTTCTTCCGGCCGGCTCGACGTGTACTTCGCAACCGATCGTGGCATTTACCGGCCCGGTGAGACCGTGAACCTTACAACGCTCGTGCGTGACGCAGGGGCCTTCGCCGTGGAAAAAGCGCCGGTCAGCCTCGTCTTCCATCGACCGGATGGTGTTGAGCAAAGCCGCGTACTGCTCGTCGATGGTGGCGATGGGGGAAGTTACGTGCCGTTCCGTTTAAGTCCGACCGCCCAGCGCGGAGTCTGGACCGTCGATGCCGTCCTCGATGGCTCTACACCAATCGGGGCCGCCCAGTTCAGAGTCGACGATTTCGTGCCCCAACGCCTCAAGGTCACCTTGTCGAGCAAGCAGGAGGCGCTCGCCCCTGGCGATCGGCTCACGGTCGATGCCGAAGTGCGCTTTCTATACGGTCCCGCTGCATCCGACCTTGCCGGGGACGGAACGCTGCAATTCAATTTGGATCCCAACCCATTTCCGGCTCTTGCCAATTATCGCTTCGGGCGTGACGACGAGCACTTCGAGGCGAAGCCAATATCGCTCGATCTCGCCAAGACGGATGCGAACGGCAAGACGGTGGCGACAAGCGATCCGCTGGACGTGCCCAAGACGAGCCTGCCGCTCCGCGCCGACATCGATGTCGATATATACGAGCCAGGCGGGCGCACGACGGAGGCTTCCTTGTCGCTACCGATCCATACGCAACCGCTTTGGATCGGCCTTCACCCCCTCTTCGACAAAGCCGTCGAGATCGGCAAGGACGCGCGGATTGAGGTCCTGGCAGTCGACGACAAGGGCGAAAAGATTGCGCGGTCGGGCCTTAAATTCGAGCTGACCCGCCACGACGCCCATTGGCAATGGTACGAAACCAAAAGGGGGTGGTCGTACGAGCCGGTCTATACCGATGTCTTTGTCAGCTCGGGTACCATCGACGTCGCCGCGGATCGGCCGACGACGCTGGCACTGCCCCTCGCGGGTTGGGGCGAATATCGCCTGACCTTGACGGACGACCAAACGGGTGCCGTAAGCAGCATCAAATTCCGCTCGGGCTACTGGGACGTCGGTCCCGAGGTCTCCGAAACACCCGACAAGGTCGATGTCGTCTCGGAGCGTCCGAAATATCGAGCCGGCGAGACCGCAAAGCTCACGATTAAACCGCCCTTCGAGGCCGACGTTCTCATCACGATCGCCAACAGTACATTGCTTGAGACGCGTGAGCTGCATGTGCCGGCGGACGGCGCCAAAATCGAAATTCCAGTGTCCGAGAGCTGGGGCACCGGTGCTTACGTGATGGCGACGGCGTATCGCCCACTTGCGGCGGGCAAGGCCCACGAACCCGTGCGCGCGGTCGGCTTGAGCTGGATCGGGCTCGATCTTTCGGTGCGCACGCTCGCGGTGAAGATGGATCTGCCGGACCACTTGACACCTCGCCAGACGATCAGCGTACCGGTCACCGTGGGAGGGCTCGGCGACGGACAATCGGCCCGTCTTACCGTCGCCGCGGTCGATGAAGGAATCCTCCAGCTCACCAAGTTCGAATCGCCGTCGCCCGGCGACTACTACTATGCCAAGCGCCAGCTCGGGGTGGAAATGCGCGACGACTACGCGCACCTGCTCGACGATCGGGATGCGACCGCGGGCACAATTCGAACGGGCGGCGATGCCTCGATCGGCGGCGGACCACTTCCCGCCGTGCCGACCAAGACGGTCGCACTCTTCTCCGGCGTGGTCGTCACCGACAAGCAGGGTCGCGCGCGCATTGCCTTCGATGTGCCGGATTTTCAGGGCGAGCTTCGCTTCATGGCGGTTGCATTCGACCGGGATCAAGTCGGAAGTGGCGAGGCCCATCTCGCGGTGCGCGATCCCGTCGTCGCGGAAGCCACACTGCCGCGTTTCCTCGCACCCGGCGACCAGAGCCGGATCTCGGTCCTTATTCACAATGTCGAAGGGACAGCGGGGGACTATAAGCTCGGCCTCAGCGCGTCGGGTGCCGTGGCGATTGCGGCTTCGAATGAGCACACAGTGACGCTCGCGGTTGGGGAGCGCCAAATCCTCAACTTCGCACTCTCCGGCAACGAAGTCGGCGTTGGCACTGTAACGCTCAACGTGAGCGGGCCGAATGGCTTTGCCGTGGCTCACGATTGGCAGATTGCGGTACGGGCGTCCCAAGTCCCTGTGACGCTCGATCTCTCGGCGCAACTGCAGCCGGGTCAAACCTTCAAGCTCGACCAAGGAATGACCGCGGACTATCTGCCGGGCTCCGTACATGTGAGCGACACGGTTTCCACTTGGCGCAGCTTCAATGTTCCCTCACTTTTGGGTGAACTCGACCGCTACCCCTATGGTTGCCTCGAACAGACGACGAGTCGTGCGTTCCCGCTTCTCTATTTCAACGAGGTCGCCGCGACGAGCTCGGTGAAGCAGGACAAAACGATCCCCGAGCGCGTCCAGCAGGCCATTTATCGCGTCCTCGACATGCAGCGTCCCTCCGGCGACTTCGGGCTGTGGGGCACTCGGGGGGAGCCCGCCTATCCCTGGCTCTCGGTCTTCGCGATCGATTTTCTCTATGAGGCGAAGAAGAGTGGATACGTAGTACCCCAGGCAGCGCTTGCGCGCGGGGTCGCTTGGCTGACCCTGACCTCGAGCGGGCGAGCCAGGGATGAGAGCGATTTTGACGACAGCAATCCGGGCAATCAAAGTAAACTTGCCGCGTGGAAAGCCTGGCACGAAGCACGCATCAGGGCATACGCGTTCTACGTGCTGGCCAAAATGAACGCGGTCAACCTCGGCGATCTGCGCTATTTCCATGACAACGGACTGGCCGCGATCGATTCAGCACTCGGCTATGGCCAGGTGGGCGCCGCTCTTGCCATGGCGGGCGACCGGGCCCGAGCCAGCCACGCATTCCAACTGGCCGCGAACACTTACGATCGGGATGTAAGCAACGACTATTACGGGTCGCGCCTGCGCGATCTCGCGGCGCTGACCGCTGCCGTCGGCCACGCAGGCGAGCAGGGCATCTTGCCAGGCCTTCTCGATCAGTTGGCCAAGATCGACTATCGCGCCGGTTGGACCACGACCCAGGAGGATGCATGGATGCTGATCGCCGCCCACACCCTTATCGAGCAAGGTGGCGACCTGCGGGTCGAGATCGACGGCAAACCTCAATCGTCGCATGAGACGCCTATTCACTTGGCCCTCACCGACGCGGATCTCGCTCGTGGCGTCGAGATTGCCAATCGCGGTGAAAAACCGATCTGGAACCTTGTCGCGCTCGAAGGTGTTCCCCGCGCGCCCCAAGCCGCCGCGTCCAACGGTTTTCGCATCCTCCGGGAGTTCCGCGATCTCCAGGGCAACGTCGTGGATCCTTCGGTCGTCAAGCAGAACGACCGCATCGTCATCACGCTGGAGGCATCGTCGCTCGACGGTCTCGAACACGATGCGGTGCTGGTCGACCTACTGCCGGCCGGTTGGGAGATCGAAAGCATTGTCCCGCACGGTAAAGACGATGAGACGGATTTCGACTGGCTCAAGGTGACCAATACCCGCATGGAGGAGGCGCGCGACGACCGGTTCGTCGCGGCGGTCAACTTTGCAGACAAGCGCTTTGGCTTTCAGGAAGGGAGCGATGTCTATCGCGTTGCCTTCATTGTACGAGCGGTGACGCCGGGCCAGTACGTCCTGCCCGCGGCATCGGTCGAGGACATGTATCACCCGGCAATCTCTGCGCGCACGGGAGTGGGTGCGACGACGGTGACGACACAGGACTGAGGCCATGCTGGCTGTGAGGCGTGCTGTACGATGGGCAAGTGGGATCCTCGGCGCGGTTCTTGTCTTGGCCGGTTCGCTCTATGCACTCGACCGGATCTTTCCTCCGAGGCTTGAGCGCTACGAGGCCGCATCGACCGTGGTGCTCGATGAGCGGGGTGCGATCCTGCGGGCATTTACGACGCCAGATGATGCTTGGCGAATGCACGCGAACCCCATCGACGTCGATCCGCTCTATCTCACTCTCCTCGAGGCATACGAGGATAAGCGATTCGCGCATCACTGGGGGGTCGACCCGCTGGCACTCCTGCGCGCCACCGGGCAAATGATCGGGAGCGGTCGCATCATCTCGGGCGGCTCCACCCTCACGATGCAGGCTGCACGTCTTCTCGAACCGCACCGTCGCACAATCGGCGGCAAGCTTTTCGAGATCGTTCGCGCCCTTCAGCTCGAATGGCACTATTCGAAGGCTGAGATACTTTCCTTCTATTTGACGTTGGCGCCATTCGGGGGAAATCTCGAGGGCGTGCGAGCGGCCTCGCTCGCCTATTTCGGCAAGGAGCCAAGACATCTCGCGCCGGGTGAGGCGGCACTTCTCGTCTCGTTGCCTCAATCCCCGGAGCATTCGCGCCCCGACCTTCATCCCGAGACCGCGAGGCAAGCCCGCGACAAGGTGCTGGGCATGGTTGCCGCCCGGGGAGCGCTCTCGCGAACTGCGCTGGCCGATGCAAAGCAGGAGGCTATGCCCTCCCGTCGCGCGTCGATGCCATTTTCGGCCCCGCATCTCGCCTTCGAATTCGCTTCCAAGGCCAGCCAGGGCTCGACTATCCGGACGACCCTCGACGGGCAGCTCCAAGCGCGAATTGAAGCACTCGTGCGACGCGAATCCTTGGAGAAAGAAGCTTCTGCCGCGATCCTCGTCGTCGAGAACAGTGGTCGGCGCGTGCGGGCCTATCTGGGAAGCGCCGATTTCAATAGTGCCGCGGGTCAGATCGATCTCGTGCGCGCCAAACGCTCACCCGGCTCCACCCTCAAGCCCTTCATCTATGGGATGGGATTTGACGCACTCCTTTGTCATCCAGATACGATCGTCGAGGATGCCCCACTCAGGATCGGTGACTATGCACCGCAAAATTTCGATCGCGAATATCACGGGGCTGTCACGGTGCGCACGGCACTTCAACGCTCCCTCAATATTCCGGCTGTGGCCCTCCTCGAGCGGCTCGGCCCACAGCGCTTCGTGACGAGCTTGCGGGGGGCGGGTGCCGAGCTCGTCTTCGATCAGAACGACCCGTCGCCCTCCCTTGCGGTGGCGCTGGGGGGTGTTGGAATCAGTTTAAGCGATCTCGTCATGCTCTATGCATCCCTTGCCGACGGCGGCCGGGTGTCTCCGCTCGTGCTTCAGCCCGGCGGCCCGGCACCGAGCCCTGTGCCGCTGTTGACGCCCGCATCGGCTTGGTATGTGAGCGATATCCTTCGAGGCGTGCCGCCACCATCGCCCTTCGCGCAACTCCCTTCCGGGGTGGCAACACGGCCGATCGCCTTCAAGACGGGGACCTCGTATGGCTTTCGCGATGCCTGGGCGATCGGCTATTCGGATCGATATACGGTGGGTGTTTGGGTCGGCCGGCCCGATGGCGCCCCCCGGCCCGGAAAATACGGAATCGGGACCGCGGCTCCGCTACTCTTCAAGGTATTTGGTCTGCTGCCCGTCGAGGCTTTCGCTGCGGCCTCCCCCCCGAGGGGGCTCTTGAAGGTGCGCTCCCCTGCAGCACTGCCGATCGCACTCCGACGCCTGTCGCCGGCCGGAGCCTCAGCCAATCTCGGCGGAGCGACATCGCCGTCGCCGCTTCGCATCCTTTTTCCGCCCCAAGATGCGATCCTGGAACTTACCGAGGAAAAGGGCCGATTTGCGCCGATCCCGCTCAAAGCTGCGGGCGGTGAGCCGCCCTTGCGGTGGGTCGCGGACGGCAAGCCGGTCGCGGCCGACGCTGCAAGCGAGGATTTCGGGCTCTTCAGGCCAGACGGTCCGGGTTTTTCCTCCTTAACCGTTATCGATGCATCCGGCAAAACCGTGACCGAAACCGTCCGGCTGAGGCTGAGCGAATAGCCGGCGGGTGAAATGGTCTCGTTAACCATTGCTTTACACTTGGCGGGTAAGGTGAACGCGTTGGTTCGGGTGATTGAACCTCCCCGGTTCTCTTCGAACCCTCATTGACGCCTCCCTGTTCAACTCGAGCCGCCTTCGGGCGGCTCTTTTTTTGCTACAGTCAGGGCGAGTGTTCAGAATAGTGAATACAAGAACCGCGCGCGTCCCCCAGCAGGTGGGGAGAACATAGCAGGATCAATACTTTAGAACCTTTACAGTGTAGACAATTCGATGACGATTCGCTCTTGACGGCTGCAAGATAGCGCATCTAGTCTCGTGCCCAGCGGTGAGTTGAATAGGGATGGGCGTCGTAACAACAAGGGCTACTCGACAATAGCCCAGGGGTTTTCAGAGGGCCGCATTGGTTGCGGCCCTTTTTTTGCGCCGGGACCTGACCGCCTTCCGAACGCTGGGCGCTCGACCGTATCCAAGCGAGCGGTATTCGGCCATTCGACGCCGCCGCTTCAATTTTCGCCAATGTTGATTGTTGTATTGTGACACATTGCATCGTGGCGCAATGAGGGCAGGCCTGTTGCTCGTGCAAAACTGCCCTGG
It contains:
- a CDS encoding alpha-2-macroglobulin, whose translation is VTATPRASTGPALEFKRVDIDTSRDVAEACLTFSEPLIEGPSAHYEDYVTIPDHADVAFEARGPRLCVSGLGFGQTYSVELKSGLPGASGRKLAAAESVPVTLADKAPFVRFASGAQFILPRTGNSGVPVTTLNLDEIAIKVYRISDRAIFQQRQLPAAETSLYEMQYFEQDAGTLVWSGKLRTTGRRNEVTTTAFPIRDVVKPWKPGAYVIFAATTFDRGDERPWEQKVTAQTVYDTDLGLTVFRGEGGLDVFVRSIETAKPIAGVKLSLIARNNEELGHAATDDHGHAQFAPGLLRGKGAAEPLMVEAFSPNSDDEKTKDHLGDFNKILLATTPFDLSDRGVSGRASSGRLDVYFATDRGIYRPGETVNLTTLVRDAGAFAVEKAPVSLVFHRPDGVEQSRVLLVDGGDGGSYVPFRLSPTAQRGVWTVDAVLDGSTPIGAAQFRVDDFVPQRLKVTLSSKQEALAPGDRLTVDAEVRFLYGPAASDLAGDGTLQFNLDPNPFPALANYRFGRDDEHFEAKPISLDLAKTDANGKTVATSDPLDVPKTSLPLRADIDVDIYEPGGRTTEASLSLPIHTQPLWIGLHPLFDKAVEIGKDARIEVLAVDDKGEKIARSGLKFELTRHDAHWQWYETKRGWSYEPVYTDVFVSSGTIDVAADRPTTLALPLAGWGEYRLTLTDDQTGAVSSIKFRSGYWDVGPEVSETPDKVDVVSERPKYRAGETAKLTIKPPFEADVLITIANSTLLETRELHVPADGAKIEIPVSESWGTGAYVMATAYRPLAAGKAHEPVRAVGLSWIGLDLSVRTLAVKMDLPDHLTPRQTISVPVTVGGLGDGQSARLTVAAVDEGILQLTKFESPSPGDYYYAKRQLGVEMRDDYAHLLDDRDATAGTIRTGGDASIGGGPLPAVPTKTVALFSGVVVTDKQGRARIAFDVPDFQGELRFMAVAFDRDQVGSGEAHLAVRDPVVAEATLPRFLAPGDQSRISVLIHNVEGTAGDYKLGLSASGAVAIAASNEHTVTLAVGERQILNFALSGNEVGVGTVTLNVSGPNGFAVAHDWQIAVRASQVPVTLDLSAQLQPGQTFKLDQGMTADYLPGSVHVSDTVSTWRSFNVPSLLGELDRYPYGCLEQTTSRAFPLLYFNEVAATSSVKQDKTIPERVQQAIYRVLDMQRPSGDFGLWGTRGEPAYPWLSVFAIDFLYEAKKSGYVVPQAALARGVAWLTLTSSGRARDESDFDDSNPGNQSKLAAWKAWHEARIRAYAFYVLAKMNAVNLGDLRYFHDNGLAAIDSALGYGQVGAALAMAGDRARASHAFQLAANTYDRDVSNDYYGSRLRDLAALTAAVGHAGEQGILPGLLDQLAKIDYRAGWTTTQEDAWMLIAAHTLIEQGGDLRVEIDGKPQSSHETPIHLALTDADLARGVEIANRGEKPIWNLVALEGVPRAPQAAASNGFRILREFRDLQGNVVDPSVVKQNDRIVITLEASSLDGLEHDAVLVDLLPAGWEIESIVPHGKDDETDFDWLKVTNTRMEEARDDRFVAAVNFADKRFGFQEGSDVYRVAFIVRAVTPGQYVLPAASVEDMYHPAISARTGVGATTVTTQD
- the pbpC gene encoding penicillin-binding protein 1C, whose protein sequence is MLAVRRAVRWASGILGAVLVLAGSLYALDRIFPPRLERYEAASTVVLDERGAILRAFTTPDDAWRMHANPIDVDPLYLTLLEAYEDKRFAHHWGVDPLALLRATGQMIGSGRIISGGSTLTMQAARLLEPHRRTIGGKLFEIVRALQLEWHYSKAEILSFYLTLAPFGGNLEGVRAASLAYFGKEPRHLAPGEAALLVSLPQSPEHSRPDLHPETARQARDKVLGMVAARGALSRTALADAKQEAMPSRRASMPFSAPHLAFEFASKASQGSTIRTTLDGQLQARIEALVRRESLEKEASAAILVVENSGRRVRAYLGSADFNSAAGQIDLVRAKRSPGSTLKPFIYGMGFDALLCHPDTIVEDAPLRIGDYAPQNFDREYHGAVTVRTALQRSLNIPAVALLERLGPQRFVTSLRGAGAELVFDQNDPSPSLAVALGGVGISLSDLVMLYASLADGGRVSPLVLQPGGPAPSPVPLLTPASAWYVSDILRGVPPPSPFAQLPSGVATRPIAFKTGTSYGFRDAWAIGYSDRYTVGVWVGRPDGAPRPGKYGIGTAAPLLFKVFGLLPVEAFAAASPPRGLLKVRSPAALPIALRRLSPAGASANLGGATSPSPLRILFPPQDAILELTEEKGRFAPIPLKAAGGEPPLRWVADGKPVAADAASEDFGLFRPDGPGFSSLTVIDASGKTVTETVRLRLSE